DNA sequence from the Zavarzinia compransoris genome:
CGACGTCATGGACGGGCATTTCGTGCCCAACCTGACCATCGGGCCCGATGTCGTGCGCTGCCTGCGGCCGGTGACCGAGCTGACCTTCGATGTCCATCTGATGGTGGCGCCGGTCGATGCCCATCTCGATGCCTTCGCCCGGGCCGGCGCCGATCTCATCACCGTCCATGCCGAAGCGGGGCCCCACCTCGACCGGACCTTGCAGGCGATCCGCGCCCTGGGGCGGCGCGCCGGGGTGGCGCTGTGCCCGGCGACGCCGGCCGCCGCCGTCGCCCATGTGCTCGACCGGGTCGATCTCATCCTGGTCATGACGGTCAATCCCGGTTTCGGCGGCCAGTCCTTCATCCCCTCGCAGCTCGAGAAGATCGCGGCACTGAGGGCGATGATCGGCGACCGGCCCATCCGCCTTCAGGTCGACGGCGGCATCAACGACGAGACAGCGGCCAGGGCCGTCCGCACGGGGGCGGACGTTCTGGTCGCGGGCTCCGCCCTGTTCAGGGGCGGAGCCCAAGCCTATGCGGACAATATCCGCCGGCTGCGGCAGGCGGTAGGTGCGGCGTAACCAGAATAGAAACAGCCGAAACGGGGAGGAACCCGATGAAAAGAACGACAGGTCTGGCGCTGGCGGCCTTGGTGCTGGCGGCAGGAACGGCGAGGCCCGCGAAGGCGGAGGGCGAAAGCCCGTGGCAGGTGCGCGGCCGCGCCCTCTTCGTCCTGCCCGAGGAAAGCGGCGCGCTCAGCACGGGCGGCACCCGCATCCCGGGCGATGTCTCGATCGACACGTCGGTGATCCCCGAACTGGATATCACCTATTTCTTCACGCCGAATGTTGCGGTCGAACTGATCCTCGGCACCACCAGGCATAATGCGAAGGCGGTGAATACGCCGCTCGGCACCGCCGATCTGGGCGATGTCTGGCTGCTGCCGCCGACCTTGACCTTGCAGTATCATTTCGCGCCCGACGGCAAGATCCGGCCCTATATCGGTGCCGGGGTGAATTACACCATCTTCTACGGCAAGGACGAGCCGAGCGGTCTCTCGGTCGATTACAAGAACAACTTCGGCTGGGCGTTGCAGGCCGGCGTCGACATTCCGATCGACGACCATTGGTCGCTGAACGTCGACGTGAAGAAGGTCTTCCTCAGCACCGACGTCAAGGTGCGGGGCCTGGCGGTGCCGGTCGATGCCGATGTGGACATCGATCCGACCCTGGTCGGCGTCGGGGTCGGCTACCGCTTCTGATCCCGTTTCAGTGGCGGTGATGGTCGCCTGCGCCTTCGATGTGAAGGTGCAGGTGATCATGCGTGTGCGGGTGGCCGTGGAAGACCGCGGGCAGCAGTCGGCCGTCCTTCAGCGCCGCCACCCGCGACGACAGGCGGTGCAGGAACCAGCGGTCGTGCGAGACGATGATCATCGCCTGCGGCAGGCCGGACAGAATCTCGACCAGGCGCCGGTAATGCGTCTCGTCGAGGGCATTGGTCGGCTCGTCGAGCAGGAGCACGTCCGGTTCCATGGCGAGCACGCCGGCCAGCGCGACGAGGCGCTTCTCTCCGCCCGACAGGCGGTGGGTAACGCGGGACGCCAGGGCGCCGAGTTCGAGCTGGTCGAGCACGGCTGCCGCCCGGGCACGGGCGATATCGGGCGACAGGCCCAGATTCAAGGGGCCGAAGGCGACGTCGTCGATCACCGTCGGGCAGAACAACTGGTCGTCCGCATCCTGGAACAGGTAACCGGCGCGGGCGCGCATGGCGCGAAAATCCTTCTCGCTCCGGCACGGCCGGCCGAAGGCCACGATCTCGCCCGCCGCCGCTGCTTCGAGACCGATCAGGGTGCGGAGCAGGGTGGTCTTGCCGGCGCCGTTCGGCCCGACCAGGGCCAGCCGCTCGCCGGCCCGCAGTTCGAGGCTGGCGCCGTCCAGCACCCGCCGCTCCCCGCGCGAAACGACGATATCCTGCAACGACAGCAAAAGGGTCATGGCCAATGGTCCAGGGTGACGAGGGCAAGGGCGGCGGCCACGGCCAGCGCCATGGCGGCCGGGCCGCCGCGGCCGGCCTCCTCGGGCCCGATGGCCGGCAGGCGGCCGTCGAAGGCGCGGCAGCGCATCGCCTCCTCGACCCGCGAGGCCCGGTCCAGGGCGCGCAGCAGCACCATGCCGGCCAGATTGCCGAAGCTGCGGAAACTGTGCAGGGAGGTACGCGGCACGAAAGCCCGGGCCCTCATGGCTTCGCGCAGGCGGCGGATCTCGCCGCGGTAGATCTCGATGTAACGGGTGGTGAACAGGAACAACTGCACGAAGCGGAGCGGCAGGCCCAGGCGCCGCGCGCCATGGCCGATGCGCAAGGGATCGAGCCCGCCGAGCAGGGCATAGGCGACCATGACCGCCGCATTCACCTTGAGCACGATACTGAGGGCGCGCAGCAGGCCCGCCTCGCTGAGCGCGAGCGGGCCGAGCGTGACCAGCGGCGTGCCCGCCACGGTCAGCGGCAGCATCAGGAGCAGCAGGACGAGAAACCCCTCGACGTGCAGGAGGCGCCGGGCCAATGCCGCGAGCGGCGGGCCGGCGGCGAGGACCAGCAGCAGGCCCGCCCCCGCGGCGACGGCCTGGGCCGGCAATCCCCGCAGGCTGGTGATCGCCAGCAGTAGCACCAGGGCGGCGAACAGGCGGGCGCGGGAATCGATCCGATCCGCCTTGCCGCTGTCGAGGGCGATGGTCACTTGTCCCCCCTGCCGCGGCGGGCGCTGGCCCAGAGGGCCATGCCGGCAAGACCGATGATCATGCCGATGCCGCCCATCACGTCGTTGAAGCGTATCCGCCCCTCCGCCTCGTCATAGGCTTCGAGCAGGGGGCGCACCTGCCGCGCCACCGCCCGGTCGACCGCGGCTTCGATCGCCGCCGTTTCCGCCGGCGGCGCGGCGGTCCCGGTACTGGTCCCGGCGGGGGCGGTGAGGGTTGCCTGGCCGCCGAAGCGGTCGGCGTCGAGCACGACCTCGGCGATATGACCGTCCCTGGAATCGACGACGACGGTGAAGCGGTCGGGCCCCGCCGGCTTCCAGGCGAAGCGGCCCTCGGCATCGGTGTCGGTGCGATAGAGTTCGGTGCCGGCACTGCCGCGGATCACCAGGGCGGCCCCCTGGGGCCGGCCGCCGCCGATGAAGAAGGCATAGCCGCTGATGGTGCCGTCCTCGACCGTGGCGAAGAGTTTCAGGCGGTGGGCGGCGGCCGGGCTTGCCGCCGCCACGACCATCGCGCAGGCGATCAGCAGGCGCCGCATCATGGCCGGGTCCCCGCCAGGGCTTCGGGCCTGACCCGTTTCAGGAAATGCACGGCAAAGCCGGTGATCAGCGCTTCCGCCGCCATCAGCGGCAGATAGGTGACCAGCAGCACCCGGGCCGAGGGCAGGTAATCCGGCGACGACAGGGCCAGCGCCAGAGCGACCCCGCCGCCGGTCGCCAGCACCGCAAGGGCGGCGCCGAAGGCCGCGAGCACGGCCGCCCGCGCGGGCGCGGCGCGGGCCACCCGCCCGCCCAGGACCAGCCCGACCAGGACGCCCGGCAGGGCGATATTGACCGTGTTGACGCCAAGGGCGATCAGCCCGCCGAAGCCGAACATCAGGGCCTGAAGGGCAAGGCCGACCATGACCGCCGGCACCGCCAGCGGCCCGATCATCAAGCCCATCAAGCCCGACAGCAGCAGGTGCACGCTGGACGGGCCGACCGGCACCGCGACCAGGGAGACGGAAAAGAACACGGCCGCGAGGACGGCCGTGCCCGGGATCGTCTCTTCCTTCAGGCGCGGCAGCGACCACAGGCAGAGGCCGGCGGTCGCCGCCCAGCCCCCGCCCAGCACGGGCAGGGAGAGAAGTCCGTCCGGAATATGGGCCATGGCCGTGTGTCCGTCCGTCCGCCTAAGGGGCCTTGCCCATGTCGGTCGCCTTCACCCAGATCAGGGCGCCGGCCTCGACCGGGACATCCTTGCCTTCCGGGCTCTTCATCGTGGTCTCGGCCTCGGTCAGGGCGGCGAAGCCCCACCAGCCGGCGCGCGGCATGGCGTAGGAGAAGGTGCCGTTGGCATCCGCCTTCAGCACCTGGGTGATGAAGGCGTCGTTCGGCGCGGTCACGCTGCCGTCGTTGACGAATTCGATCTCGACCTCGGCATAGGGTACGGGCTGGCCGCCCTTGGTGACCACGCCGGTGAAGAGATTGCCGGTCCAAAGCCCGGACGGGCGGGTGAGGGGGCGGATTTCCACCGGCAGGCCGACCATCTCGTCCCAGCCCTCGCCGGTAGAGAAACTGTCCACCACCACCTTGGTGTAGTGGATGATGTATTTGCCCTCCGCCGGTTCCCAATAGGGTTTCGGCTCGACGAAGAAGATGGCGGTGCCGGGCTCCTTCAGGTCGATGCTGGTGCGCCAGGCGGTCTTGCCGCCGTTCACCGTCTCGACCAGCTTGGGCAGCAGGTCGGTGGTCTGGCCTTCGCGCAGCATGCCGAAGCGTAGCGGCTTCTCCATCTGCATGTGCGGGCCTCGGTCCATCGGGTGGGTGAAGACGAGGTCGAGATCGACCGTGCCGCCCTCGGGCAGGACGTCGGCGCTCGGCAGCAATTCCTGGAAATGGGCGGCGGCGGGCGAGGCAAGGGCGGCGGCGAGGCAAAGCCCCATGATCGTGGTGCGCAGCATGGTTTCCGTCCCTCTCCTTACCTGGCATCCGGGGTTCTGGTGTGATGATTATATCAAAACATCATACCGACAAGCGGAAACAGGGGCTGGGGAGAGAGAAAGTAATGATCACGATTACAGCGGAAATGCCGCGGGCCGCCGCACCCGGGCGGGTGGACGTCGCGGGACGGATCATGCGCCGTGGCATACTATCTTTTCAATTGGAAAATTTTCTTTTCAGGCGCGGCGGGCGGCCGCGGGAATTGATCGGCTTCCGGCCGGGGTGCTAGCATTCTCCCGACCGATCCCCTGGAGGCAGCGACCTTGGCGCAGACGCCGATACCCGGCCCCGTCGACATGGAGGGCGAAGGCGTCTGGATCGACGTCATCCGCAAGATGGACGAGACCTATGCCGATCTCGTCGCCCAACAGGTCGAACTGGAGCGCAAGAACGCCGAACTCGAGGAGGCGCAGGCCTTCATCGCCGGCGTGATGGCGGCGATGACCGATGTCCTGCTCGTCAGCGACATGGAGGGCCGCATCGTCGAGGTGAACGGCGCCGCCGAGCGGGCGCTCGGCCGGCCCAGCGCCAGCCTGGCCGGCACGCCCCTGGGCGGGATTTTCGATCCGGCGGCGGGGCCCGCCCTCGACGGGCTGATCGCCGCCGCGCGCCGGCACGAACGGGTTTCCGACCTCGAACTGGTGCTGCGCGGCGTCGAGGGGGATTTCCCGGTCTCGCTGAATTCCTCGATCCGTTATACGCCGCGGGGCCGTTCGGTCGGCCTCGTCCTGGTCGGGCGGCCGACGGGGGAATTGCGCCGGGCCTACCGCGACCTCGCCACCGCCCACGAACGCCTGAAGGAAACCCAGCAGCAACTGGTCCATTCCGAGAAGATGGCTTCCCTCGGCCGGCTGGTCGCCGGGGTGGCGCATGAATTGAACAACCCGATTTCCTTCGTCTACGGCAATGCCCATGCCCTGCGCCGGCAGATGGAGCGCCTGACCGCCTATATCGCCGTCCTCGATGCCGGCGGCCCGGCGGCGGAGGCGCGCACGGCCAACCGCATCGACAAGACCCTGGCCGATCTGCCCGGCACCATCGACGGCCTGGCCGAGGGGGCGGAGCGGGTGCGCGACATCGTCGCCGAATTGCGCCGCTTCGCCGCGACCGACAAGGCGCCGGCCGACGTCTTCGACCTCGGCGACGTCCTGCATGCGGCGGTCGACTGGGTGGCAAGGGCGCAGATGCCGGAACTCGAGGTCGCTTTCGACCTGCCCCGGCCGTTCCGCGCCTTCGGCCTTTCCGCCCACAGCCATCAGGTGGTGATGAACCTGGTCCAGAACGCCATCGATGCCATGGCGGAAACCGCGCCGCCCCGCCGCCTGCGCATCGCCGGCCGCATCGAGGGCCAGCAGGCGGTGGTCGAGATCCACGACAGCGGCCCGGGGATCGCCGCCGATCTTGCGGCCCGCATCTTCGATCCCTTCTTCACCACCAAGCCGGTCGGCAAGGGCACGGGCCTTGGCCTGTCCATCAGCGACCGGATCGTCAGCGACCAGGGCGGCAGTCTGTCCGCCGGCAATCACCCGGAGGGCGGCGCGGTCTTCACCCTGCGCCTGCCGGCGGCGGGGGGAGCGGCATGATGAATCTCCTCTGGCTGCAATCGGGCGGCTGCGGCGGCTGCACCATGTCGATGATGTGCGCCGAGGCGCCGGACCTTCTCGCCACCCTCGACGGCGCGGGCATCGACCTGCTCTGGCACCCGACCCTGTCCGAGGCGACGGGGGCGGAGGTCGTCGACCTGTTGCAGGCGATCGTCGAACGGCGGCAGGGGCTGGATATTCTCTGCGTCGAAGGCTCGCTGCTGCTCGGGCCGAACGGCAGCGGGCGCTTCCACATGATGGCGGGCACCGGCCGGCCCATGATCGACTGGGTGCGCGACCTTGCCGCCCGGGCCCGCCATGTCGTCGCGGTCGGCACCTGCGCGGCCTTCGGCGGGATCACCGCGGCCGGGGTCAACCCGGCCGATGCCTGCGGCCTGCAATACGACGGCCGGCAGAAGGGCGGGCTGCTCGGCCCCGGCTTCCGCGCCGGCGCCGGCCTGCCGGTGATCAATGTCGCCGGCTGCCCCACCCATCCCAATTGGGTGACCGAGACCCTGATGCTGCTGGCGGGCGGCGACATGGCGGCGGGCGATCTCGATCTCTACCAGCGGCCGCGCTTCTATGCCGATCACCTGGTGCATCATGGCTGCCCGCGCAACGAATATTACGAATACAAGGCCAGTGCCCACAAACCCTCCGACCTCGGCTGCATGATGGAACATATGGGGTGCCTGGGGACCCAGGCCCATGCCGATTGCAACACCAGGCTCTGGAACGGCGAGGGCTCGTGCACCAGGGGCGGCTATGCCTGCATCAACTGCACCGCCCCCGAATTCGAGGAGCCGGGCCATATGTTCCTCGAAACCCCGAAACTGGCCGGCATTCCCATCGGCCTGCCCACCGACATGCCGAAGGCGTGGTTCGTCGCCCTGTCGTCCCTGGCCAAGGCGGCGACGCCGGACCGGGTGCGCCGCAACGCCGCGACCGACCGCATCGTGGTCCCGCCCACGGTGCATGAGAAACGCAAGCGCTAAGGCCCGATCTTGACCGATGCCGCCACGGACCGCCGCCTGATCGTCGGCCCCTTCAACCGGGTCGAGGGCGACCTCGAAGTCCATCTCGACGTCGCCGGCGGCGCGGTCCGCGCGGCGCGGGTGAATTCGCCCCTGTTCCGCGGCTTCGAGCGCATTCTCGAAGGCCGGGACCCGCGCGATGCCCTGGTTATCGTGCCGCGCATCTGCGGCATCTGTTCGGTCTCGCAATCGGTCGCGGCGGCCCGGGCCCTCGAAGGGCTGGCGGGCGCGGCGCCGCCGCCGAACGGCCTGCTGGCCCAGGAAATCATGCGCGCGGTCGAGAATATCGGCGACCACCTGACCCATTTCCATGTCTTCTTCATGCCCGATTTCGCCCGCGCCGCCTATGCCGGCCGGCCCTGGTTCGGGCAGGCCGAGGCAGGCTTCAAGGCCGCGGCCGGCAGTGCGGTGCGCGAGGCGGTGGCGGCGCGCAGCAACCTGTTCCATGTCTTCGGCATCATGGGCGGCAAATGGCCCCATACGCTGACCATCCAGCCGGGCGGCGTCTCCCGCGCCGTGGATGCCAGGGACAAGGTCCGTCTCGGCGCCATCGTCGCCGATTTCAAGCGCTTCCTGGAGGGGCGTCTCTACGGCGCCCCGCTGGAGACCGTCGCCGCCCTGGCGATGCCCGGCGAACTGGAGGCCTGGCGCGATCACGGCCCGGCCGGCCATTTCCGCCTGTTCCTCGAAATCGCCGCCGATCTCGGCCTGGATCGCCTGGGCCGGGCCTATGACCGCTTCCTGTCCTATGGCACCGGGCTGGCGCCGGCGGGCGGCATCTGGCAGGCGGGGGCGGCGGGCGCGCTCGATCCCGCCCTGATCGCCGAGGATCACAGCCATGCCCGCATGGCCGGGCGCGAGCGCCGCCATCATCCCTTCGACGGCTCGACCGTGCCCGACGGCGCGGACGAGGACGGTTACACCTGGTGCAAGGCGCCGCGCCTCGCCGGCCTGCCGTTCGAGACCGGGGCGGTCGCCCGCCAGCTGGTCGGCGGCCAGCCCCTGATCCGCGCCCTGGCGGCGGGGGAGGGGGGCACGGTCCGCACCCGCGTCGTGGCGCGGCTGGTCGAACTGGCGGCGGCGGTGCTCGACCTCGGCCAGGCCATCCGCCGGCTCGATGTCCGCGACGCCTGGTTCACCGACATCCGCCTGCCCGACAGCGGCCGCGCCATGGGCCTGACCGAAGCGGCGCGCGGCGCCCTCGGCCATTGGCTGCGGGTCGAGGGCGGGCGCATCGCCGCCTATCAGATCATCGCCCCGACCACCTGGAACTTCTCGCCCCGCGACAGCGACGGCGTGCCCGGGCCCCTGGAAGCGGCCCTGGTGGGGGCCCCGGTCGCCGACGGCGAGCGCACGCCGGTCGCGGTGCAGCACATCGTGCGTTCCTTCGACCCCTGCATGGTCTGCACCGTTCACTGATCGGAAAAGCGGAAAGACACTTGCCAGAGTGTGGGTATTCCCCGCTGCCAATCCGGGCCTTGTTGCGCCTGCGAGAAGCCGCGGAAACCCTGGCTTTCCCGAGTTGGCCCGGCTTTTGCCTATATCCCCCCGACGATAACAGGGAGGGCCGCCGTCGATGGCAAGGCTGGAAACATTCTACGAGGTGATGCGTCGTCAAGGCATCACCCGCCGTTCGTTCCTCAAATATTGTTCGCTCACCGCGGCGGCCCTGGGCCTCGGGCCCGAGTTCGCCCCGCGCATCGCCCAGGCGATGGAAACCAAGCCGCGCACGCCGGTGCTCTGGCTGCACGGGCTCGAATGCACCTGCTGCTCGGAGAGTTTCATCCGCTCTGCCCATCCGCTGGCGAAGGATGTCGTGCTCTCGATGATCTCGCTTGACTACGACGATACGCTGATGGCGTCCGCCGGGCATCAGGCCGAGGCGATCCTCGACGAGATCATCCGCGACTACAAGGGCAACTACATTCTGGCCGTCGAGGGCAATCCGCCCCTGAACGAAGACGGCATGTATTGCATCATCGGCGGCAAGCCCTTCGTGGACCAGCTGCGTTACGTCGCCGAACATTCGAAGGCGATCATTTCCTGGGGCTCCTGCGCCTCCTTCGGTTGCGTCCAGGCGGCACGCCCGAACCCGACGCGGGCGACCCCGGTGCATCAGGTGATCACCAACAAGCCGATCATCAAGGTGCCCGGCTGCCCGCCGATCGCCGAGGTGATGACCGCGGTCGTCACCTATATGCTGACCTTCGACCGCATCCCGGAACTGGACCGCCAGGGCCGGCCGAAGATGTTCTACAGCCAGCGCATCCACGACAAATGCTATCGCCGGCCGCATTTCGACGCCGGCCAGTTCGTCGAGCATTTCGACGACGAGGGCGCGCGCAAGGGCTATTGCCTCTACAAGGTCGGCTGCAAGGGCCCGACCACCTATAACGCCTGTTCGACCATCCGCTGGAACGAGGGGACATCCTTCCCGATCCAGGCCGGCCATGGCTGCATCGGCTGTTCGGAAGACGGTTTCTGGGACAAGGGCTCGTGGTATGCCCGCCTGACCGACATTCCCCAATTCGGCATCGAGGCCAACGCCGACCAGATCGGCACCGCCGCCGCCGGCGTCGCCGGTGCGGCGATCGCCGCCCATGCCGCGGTCAGCGCCCTGAAGCGCGCCCAGCACAAGGGGGAATGAGACCATGGGCATTATCCAGACCCCGAATGGTTTCAGCCTGGACAATACGGGCAAGCGCGTCGTCGTCGATCCGGTCACCCGGATCGAGGGCCACATGCGCTGCGAAGTGAACCTCGACAGCAACAATGTCATCCGCAACGCCGTCTCCACCGGCACCATGTGGCGCGGCCTCGAAGTGATCCTGAAGGGCCGCGACCCCCGCGACGCCTGGGCCTTCGTCGAGCGCATCTGCGGCGTCTGCACCGGCTGCCATGCCCTGACCTCGGTGCGCGCGGTCGAGGATGCGCTCGGCATCACCATCCCGAAGAACGCCCATCTGATCCGCGAGATGATGGCGAAGACGCTGCAATGGCACGACCACGTCGTCCATTTCTACCACCTGCACGCGCTCGACTGGGTGAACCCGGTGAACGCCCTGAAGGCGGATCCGAAGGCGACCTCGGAACTGCAGCAGATGGTCTCGCCCAGCCATCCGATGTCCAGCCCCGGCTATTTCCGCGACATCCAGAACCGGCTGAAGAAATTCGT
Encoded proteins:
- a CDS encoding energy-coupling factor ABC transporter ATP-binding protein, which translates into the protein MTLLLSLQDIVVSRGERRVLDGASLELRAGERLALVGPNGAGKTTLLRTLIGLEAAAAGEIVAFGRPCRSEKDFRAMRARAGYLFQDADDQLFCPTVIDDVAFGPLNLGLSPDIARARAAAVLDQLELGALASRVTHRLSGGEKRLVALAGVLAMEPDVLLLDEPTNALDETHYRRLVEILSGLPQAMIIVSHDRWFLHRLSSRVAALKDGRLLPAVFHGHPHTHDHLHLHIEGAGDHHRH
- the cbiQ gene encoding cobalt ECF transporter T component CbiQ, translated to MTIALDSGKADRIDSRARLFAALVLLLAITSLRGLPAQAVAAGAGLLLVLAAGPPLAALARRLLHVEGFLVLLLLMLPLTVAGTPLVTLGPLALSEAGLLRALSIVLKVNAAVMVAYALLGGLDPLRIGHGARRLGLPLRFVQLFLFTTRYIEIYRGEIRRLREAMRARAFVPRTSLHSFRSFGNLAGMVLLRALDRASRVEEAMRCRAFDGRLPAIGPEEAGRGGPAAMALAVAAALALVTLDHWP
- the cbiM gene encoding cobalt transporter CbiM — its product is MAHIPDGLLSLPVLGGGWAATAGLCLWSLPRLKEETIPGTAVLAAVFFSVSLVAVPVGPSSVHLLLSGLMGLMIGPLAVPAVMVGLALQALMFGFGGLIALGVNTVNIALPGVLVGLVLGGRVARAAPARAAVLAAFGAALAVLATGGGVALALALSSPDYLPSARVLLVTYLPLMAAEALITGFAVHFLKRVRPEALAGTRP
- a CDS encoding HupU protein, which produces MMNLLWLQSGGCGGCTMSMMCAEAPDLLATLDGAGIDLLWHPTLSEATGAEVVDLLQAIVERRQGLDILCVEGSLLLGPNGSGRFHMMAGTGRPMIDWVRDLAARARHVVAVGTCAAFGGITAAGVNPADACGLQYDGRQKGGLLGPGFRAGAGLPVINVAGCPTHPNWVTETLMLLAGGDMAAGDLDLYQRPRFYADHLVHHGCPRNEYYEYKASAHKPSDLGCMMEHMGCLGTQAHADCNTRLWNGEGSCTRGGYACINCTAPEFEEPGHMFLETPKLAGIPIGLPTDMPKAWFVALSSLAKAATPDRVRRNAATDRIVVPPTVHEKRKR
- a CDS encoding OmpW/AlkL family protein, with the protein product MKRTTGLALAALVLAAGTARPAKAEGESPWQVRGRALFVLPEESGALSTGGTRIPGDVSIDTSVIPELDITYFFTPNVAVELILGTTRHNAKAVNTPLGTADLGDVWLLPPTLTLQYHFAPDGKIRPYIGAGVNYTIFYGKDEPSGLSVDYKNNFGWALQAGVDIPIDDHWSLNVDVKKVFLSTDVKVRGLAVPVDADVDIDPTLVGVGVGYRF
- a CDS encoding sensor histidine kinase encodes the protein MAQTPIPGPVDMEGEGVWIDVIRKMDETYADLVAQQVELERKNAELEEAQAFIAGVMAAMTDVLLVSDMEGRIVEVNGAAERALGRPSASLAGTPLGGIFDPAAGPALDGLIAAARRHERVSDLELVLRGVEGDFPVSLNSSIRYTPRGRSVGLVLVGRPTGELRRAYRDLATAHERLKETQQQLVHSEKMASLGRLVAGVAHELNNPISFVYGNAHALRRQMERLTAYIAVLDAGGPAAEARTANRIDKTLADLPGTIDGLAEGAERVRDIVAELRRFAATDKAPADVFDLGDVLHAAVDWVARAQMPELEVAFDLPRPFRAFGLSAHSHQVVMNLVQNAIDAMAETAPPRRLRIAGRIEGQQAVVEIHDSGPGIAADLAARIFDPFFTTKPVGKGTGLGLSISDRIVSDQGGSLSAGNHPEGGAVFTLRLPAAGGAA
- the rpe gene encoding ribulose-phosphate 3-epimerase, which gives rise to MAEPVLIAPSILSADFAALGAEVKAMAAAGADWVHIDVMDGHFVPNLTIGPDVVRCLRPVTELTFDVHLMVAPVDAHLDAFARAGADLITVHAEAGPHLDRTLQAIRALGRRAGVALCPATPAAAVAHVLDRVDLILVMTVNPGFGGQSFIPSQLEKIAALRAMIGDRPIRLQVDGGINDETAARAVRTGADVLVAGSALFRGGAQAYADNIRRLRQAVGAA
- a CDS encoding DUF4198 domain-containing protein, giving the protein MLRTTIMGLCLAAALASPAAAHFQELLPSADVLPEGGTVDLDLVFTHPMDRGPHMQMEKPLRFGMLREGQTTDLLPKLVETVNGGKTAWRTSIDLKEPGTAIFFVEPKPYWEPAEGKYIIHYTKVVVDSFSTGEGWDEMVGLPVEIRPLTRPSGLWTGNLFTGVVTKGGQPVPYAEVEIEFVNDGSVTAPNDAFITQVLKADANGTFSYAMPRAGWWGFAALTEAETTMKSPEGKDVPVEAGALIWVKATDMGKAP
- a CDS encoding nickel-dependent hydrogenase large subunit, producing MTDAATDRRLIVGPFNRVEGDLEVHLDVAGGAVRAARVNSPLFRGFERILEGRDPRDALVIVPRICGICSVSQSVAAARALEGLAGAAPPPNGLLAQEIMRAVENIGDHLTHFHVFFMPDFARAAYAGRPWFGQAEAGFKAAAGSAVREAVAARSNLFHVFGIMGGKWPHTLTIQPGGVSRAVDARDKVRLGAIVADFKRFLEGRLYGAPLETVAALAMPGELEAWRDHGPAGHFRLFLEIAADLGLDRLGRAYDRFLSYGTGLAPAGGIWQAGAAGALDPALIAEDHSHARMAGRERRHHPFDGSTVPDGADEDGYTWCKAPRLAGLPFETGAVARQLVGGQPLIRALAAGEGGTVRTRVVARLVELAAAVLDLGQAIRRLDVRDAWFTDIRLPDSGRAMGLTEAARGALGHWLRVEGGRIAAYQIIAPTTWNFSPRDSDGVPGPLEAALVGAPVADGERTPVAVQHIVRSFDPCMVCTVH
- a CDS encoding cobalamin biosynthesis protein CbiM, coding for MMRRLLIACAMVVAAASPAAAHRLKLFATVEDGTISGYAFFIGGGRPQGAALVIRGSAGTELYRTDTDAEGRFAWKPAGPDRFTVVVDSRDGHIAEVVLDADRFGGQATLTAPAGTSTGTAAPPAETAAIEAAVDRAVARQVRPLLEAYDEAEGRIRFNDVMGGIGMIIGLAGMALWASARRGRGDK
- a CDS encoding hydrogenase small subunit, which codes for MARLETFYEVMRRQGITRRSFLKYCSLTAAALGLGPEFAPRIAQAMETKPRTPVLWLHGLECTCCSESFIRSAHPLAKDVVLSMISLDYDDTLMASAGHQAEAILDEIIRDYKGNYILAVEGNPPLNEDGMYCIIGGKPFVDQLRYVAEHSKAIISWGSCASFGCVQAARPNPTRATPVHQVITNKPIIKVPGCPPIAEVMTAVVTYMLTFDRIPELDRQGRPKMFYSQRIHDKCYRRPHFDAGQFVEHFDDEGARKGYCLYKVGCKGPTTYNACSTIRWNEGTSFPIQAGHGCIGCSEDGFWDKGSWYARLTDIPQFGIEANADQIGTAAAGVAGAAIAAHAAVSALKRAQHKGE